In the genome of Amia ocellicauda isolate fAmiCal2 chromosome 3, fAmiCal2.hap1, whole genome shotgun sequence, one region contains:
- the LOC136747093 gene encoding olfactory receptor 52E8-like, producing MPFFLMFVLSFLGNTVLIITITAGSSLHSPMYVLICINACVDLTLVIIFVPKMLLSFLFDWNGITLLGCLVQMFFIHFVGTFQSTLLLGMALDRYVAICIPLRYNDYINISSFLKFSTVVFFRNMFLVLLVVVLASRLSFCASNVIDDCFCQHMALVSLACGNTSINSIIGLLAVFCITVIDAVIFVITYIKIASDVFKTHSGKSHVKAIHTCGTHLIVAGVTLIFTMSSFLAYRFKNSLPPNIHNLISIMYLLFPSTLHPIIYGIRTKAITEQILKLFQCRRIEPISMKVSSIH from the coding sequence ATGCCTTTCTTTCTGATGTTTGTACTGTCTTTTCTTGGTAACACAGTGCTGATTATCACTATTACAGCAGGAAGCAGTTTACACTCTCCCATGTATGTGTTAATATGTATCAATGCCTGTGTAGACCTTACATTGGTAATTATATTTGTCCCGAAAATGTTATTAAGCTTTTTATTTGACTGGAATGGAATAACTCTATTGGGTTGTCTCgtgcaaatgttttttattcattttgttggTACCTTTCAGTCAACTCTACTGTTAGGAATGGCTTTAGATCGCTATGTTGCCATATGTATCCCACTGCGCTACAATGATTACATCAATATTTCAAGTTTTTTAAAATTCTCTACTGTGGTTTTTTTCAGAAATATGTTTCTTGTTTTACTTGTAGTAGTTCTAGCTAGTCGTCTTTCTTTTTGCGCATCAAACGTTATTGATGATTGCTTTTGTCAGCACATGGCTCTGGTAAGCTTGGCCTGTGGAAACACAAGTATCAACAGTATTATTGGGCTGCTTGCAGTGTTTTGTATAACAGTCAttgatgctgtgatctttgtgATTACATACATCAAAATTGCCTCTGATGTTTTTAAAACGCACTCAGGAAAATCACATGTCAAAGCAATCCACACATGTGGAACTCATTTAATAGTCGCAGGTGTGACTTTGATCTTCACCATGTCCTCATTTCTTGCATACAGGTTCAAAAATTCCCTCCCTCCCAATATTCATAACTTAATAAGCATAATGTACTTACTTTTCCCCAGCACTCTGCACCCTATTATTTATGGAATAAGAACAAAAGCGATAACGGAGCAGATACTGAAACTATTTCAATGCCGAAGAATTGAACCCATCTCTATGAAAGTATCGAGTATACATTGA
- the LOC136747095 gene encoding olfactory receptor 52E8-like, whose product MQQNQSGITSHTEFLLLGFHGLGGYRQFLFIPFFLIGVLSFVGNAALIITIKTGSSLHSPMYVLICINACVDLTLPVIFVPKMLLSFLFDLSGISLLGCLFQMFFIHFVGSFQSTVLLGMALDRYVAICIPLHYNDYINRSTFCKFSAVVTLRNMFFVLLVVVLASHLSFCSSNIIDDCFCQHMALVSLGCGNTSKNSIIGLLAVFSITVIDAGLIVISYIKIFCDIFKTHSGKSREKAIHTCGTHLIVTGVSFSFTMSALLSYRFKSSLPPNIHNLISIMYLLFPGTFHPIIYGIRTKAIREQMLNLFQCKRIGPISTKVTSIH is encoded by the coding sequence ATGCAGCAAAATCAAAGTGGAATTACATCTCACACAGAGTTTCTTCTACTTGGATTTCATGGACTCGGAGGATACAGACAATTTCTTTTCATTCCTTTCTTTCTGATAGGTGTATTGTCCTTTGTTGGTAATGCAGCACTGATAATCACTATTAAAACAGGCAGCAGTTTACACTCTCCCATGTATGTGTTAATATGTATCAATGCCTGTGTAGACCTGACTTTGCCAGTAATATTTGTTCCAAAAATGTTATTAAGCTTTTTATTTGACTTGAGTGGAATAAGTCTGTTGGGCTGTCTGttccaaatgttttttattcactttgttgGTAGCTTTCAGTCAACTGTTCTCCTAGGGATGGCTCTGGATCGCTATGTTGCCATATGTATCCCACTGCACTACAATGATTACATAAATAGGTCGACTTTCTGTAAATTCTCTGCTGTAGTTACTCtgagaaatatgttttttgttttacttgtagTAGTTCTAGCCAGTCATCTTTCTTTTTGCTCGTCGAATATTATTGATGATTGCTTTTGTCAGCACATGGCTCTGGTAAGCTTGGGCTGTGGAAACACCAGCAAGAACAGTATCATTGGGCTGCTTGCAGTGTTTTCCATAACAGTCATTGATGCTGGGCTCATTGTGATTTCATACATCAAAATTTTCtgtgatatttttaaaacacactCAGGAAAATCCCGAGAAAAGGCAATCCACACCTGTGGCACTCATTTAATAGTCACAGGTGTATCTTTCAGCTTTACCATGTCCGCATTACTTTCATACAGGTTCAAAAGTTCCCTCCCTCCAAATATTCATAACTTAATAAGCATAATGTACTTACTTTTCCCTGGCACTTTCCACCCAATTATTTATGGAATAAGAACAAAAGCAATAAGAGAACAGATGCTGAATCTCTTTCAATGCAAAAGAATTGGACCCATCTCCACAAAAGTAACGAGTATACATTGA